From the genome of Paraburkholderia flava, one region includes:
- a CDS encoding VOC family protein, with the protein MHRQIYVNLAVEDLPRSKAFFSHLGFEFEPKFTNDQAACMIVGENIFAMLLVKPFFQSFSSKALCDPRKSVETLVCLSCDSREQVDRLVVKALAAGGTAPREQQDYGFMYQHGFEDVDGHMWELVYLDPNAAGAPGSSNTESNAASSAA; encoded by the coding sequence ATGCACCGACAAATCTACGTCAATCTCGCCGTCGAAGATCTGCCCCGCTCGAAGGCCTTCTTCTCGCACCTCGGTTTCGAATTCGAGCCGAAGTTCACCAACGATCAGGCGGCCTGCATGATCGTCGGCGAAAACATCTTCGCGATGCTGCTGGTCAAGCCGTTTTTCCAGAGCTTCTCGTCCAAGGCGTTGTGCGATCCGCGGAAGAGTGTCGAGACGCTCGTCTGCCTGTCGTGCGACAGCCGCGAGCAGGTGGACCGGCTCGTCGTGAAGGCGCTCGCGGCGGGCGGCACCGCGCCGCGTGAGCAGCAGGACTACGGCTTCATGTACCAGCACGGCTTCGAGGACGTCGACGGACACATGTGGGAACTCGTCTACCTCGATCCGAACGCGGCCGGCGCGCCGGGCTCATCGAACACTGAGTCGAACGCTGCGTCGAGCGCAGCCTGA
- a CDS encoding SRPBCC family protein, translated as MLKTLLIVVVAAVGIVLVYAATRPDTFRVERSVRIAAPPQRIYALIDNLHRFNMWNPYERKDPQTKGRYSVREAGPGAIYAWDSDKVGVGQMEIVDVAEPSRVTMNLDFIKPFEAHNVADFTLTPVGDATEVTWAMHGPAPYVSKLIQVFVSMDTMVGKDFEDGLNNLKTLAEAS; from the coding sequence ATGCTCAAAACCCTGCTCATCGTCGTGGTCGCGGCCGTCGGCATCGTGCTGGTCTATGCGGCGACGCGGCCCGACACGTTCCGCGTCGAACGCAGCGTGCGCATCGCGGCGCCGCCGCAGCGGATCTACGCGCTGATCGACAACCTGCACCGCTTCAACATGTGGAACCCGTACGAGCGCAAAGACCCGCAGACGAAGGGTCGTTACAGCGTGCGCGAAGCGGGCCCCGGCGCAATCTACGCGTGGGACAGCGACAAGGTCGGTGTGGGACAGATGGAGATCGTCGATGTCGCGGAGCCGTCGCGCGTCACGATGAATCTCGACTTCATCAAGCCGTTCGAAGCGCACAACGTCGCCGACTTCACGCTCACGCCCGTCGGCGACGCCACCGAGGTCACGTGGGCGATGCACGGTCCGGCGCCGTACGTGTCGAAGCTGATCCAGGTGTTCGTCAGCATGGACACGATGGTTGGCAAGGATTTCGAGGACGGTCTGAACAACCTGAAGACACTGGCCGAAGCCAGCTAA
- a CDS encoding YciI family protein yields MRFMIMVKATAASEAARMPSGELIAAMTAYHEELAKAGVLLDATGLHPSSKGWRVQYSKGQRRIIDGPFAETKELIAGYTLIQVRTRDEAYEWARRFPAPFGENEDGEIEVRQLMGMEDFEQYNAVCAQRLETDR; encoded by the coding sequence ATGCGTTTCATGATCATGGTCAAGGCGACCGCCGCGAGCGAGGCCGCCAGAATGCCGTCCGGCGAACTGATCGCCGCGATGACCGCTTATCACGAAGAACTGGCGAAGGCCGGCGTGCTGCTCGATGCGACCGGTCTGCATCCGAGCTCGAAAGGCTGGCGCGTCCAGTACTCGAAAGGGCAGCGCAGGATCATCGACGGTCCGTTCGCGGAAACGAAAGAACTGATCGCGGGCTATACGCTGATCCAGGTGCGTACGCGCGATGAAGCCTACGAATGGGCGCGTCGTTTTCCGGCGCCGTTCGGCGAAAATGAAGACGGCGAGATCGAAGTCCGTCAGTTGATGGGCATGGAGGACTTCGAGCAGTACAACGCAGTCTGCGCCCAGCGGCTGGAAACAGACCGTTAA
- a CDS encoding YciI family protein, whose product MTYMLLIVEPIEQRSERTEAEGRAVYDEMLDFAGDLKSRGLLIDAQSLASMNRASRVQVRGGERRLVDGPFAEAKEMVGGFFLLNCSTREEALDIAAACPAAEWCTVEVRETAPCYE is encoded by the coding sequence ATGACCTACATGCTGCTCATCGTCGAACCCATCGAACAGCGGAGCGAGCGGACCGAAGCGGAAGGGCGCGCCGTGTACGACGAGATGCTCGACTTCGCCGGGGATCTCAAGTCGCGTGGTCTGCTGATCGATGCTCAATCTCTCGCGTCGATGAACCGTGCTTCGCGGGTGCAGGTGCGCGGCGGCGAGCGACGGCTCGTCGACGGGCCGTTCGCCGAAGCGAAGGAAATGGTCGGCGGCTTCTTCCTGCTCAATTGCTCGACCCGCGAAGAAGCACTCGACATCGCCGCCGCCTGTCCGGCCGCCGAATGGTGCACCGTCGAAGTCCGCGAAACCGCTCCCTGCTACGAGTAA
- a CDS encoding class I SAM-dependent methyltransferase, with translation MFPDPWLDRWLTLIKARAGEQPVLEIGCGYGDDTASLAKAGLRVIGFDLSRASVVSTRIRVPSARIERRDVRDPLPEDATGLGVALASLSLHYFAWEETEAIVDRVRLALRLGGVLLCRLNSTEDRNFGADGCEEIEPDYFLVNGQPKRFFDENAVRRLFSDGWNTIALEHVTTDKYQKSKAAWEIVLERVQ, from the coding sequence ATGTTCCCCGATCCCTGGCTAGACCGATGGTTGACGCTGATCAAAGCGCGTGCCGGCGAACAGCCTGTACTTGAGATTGGTTGTGGCTACGGCGACGACACAGCAAGCCTGGCCAAAGCGGGTCTACGTGTGATCGGCTTTGACCTGTCACGCGCGTCGGTAGTGTCGACCAGGATCAGAGTGCCCTCTGCGAGGATCGAGCGACGAGATGTTCGTGATCCGCTTCCCGAAGATGCCACGGGCCTGGGCGTTGCGTTGGCGAGTCTGTCGCTTCACTACTTCGCCTGGGAAGAAACGGAGGCGATCGTGGATCGCGTGCGATTGGCCCTACGGTTGGGTGGCGTACTGCTATGCCGCTTGAACTCCACCGAGGATAGAAATTTTGGTGCGGATGGATGCGAGGAAATCGAGCCCGATTATTTTCTGGTGAACGGGCAGCCGAAACGATTCTTTGACGAAAACGCGGTGCGTCGACTCTTTTCGGATGGCTGGAACACGATCGCGTTGGAGCACGTCACGACCGACAAATACCAGAAATCCAAGGCCGCTTGGGAAATCGTTCTTGAGCGAGTGCAGTGA
- a CDS encoding glycine zipper 2TM domain-containing protein, with amino-acid sequence MTHRFHMNTRDGARRLIFRTIGAGATVLLLGVASGCTLGGAAAGGVIGNEATNHSTLGTVGGAVAGGVIGHELGK; translated from the coding sequence ATGACGCATCGATTCCATATGAACACCCGCGACGGCGCGCGTCGCCTTATCTTCCGCACGATCGGCGCAGGCGCCACGGTGCTGCTGCTGGGCGTCGCCAGCGGCTGCACGTTGGGCGGCGCGGCGGCCGGTGGCGTCATCGGTAATGAAGCCACTAACCACAGCACGTTGGGGACGGTCGGCGGTGCGGTGGCGGGTGGCGTGATTGGACACGAGCTGGGTAAGTAG
- a CDS encoding MFS transporter, giving the protein MKPTRPLEALNFFMADVQAGIGPFIGVFLLARGWGADAIGSVMTLAGLAAMAATPFAGALVDATRAKRALIVAATVVTTLASLALLQARGYVAIGALQIVGAVSGAVLMPALAGVTLGMVRSQGFDRQFGRNQMANHAGNVVGAMLAGWFGWRFGFGAVFALAAAFGVLSIVSVLLIPARAIDYASARGLEPDDSNDARVEHPQTAHARGLRTLFQNRPLVLLGGSLALFHLGNAAMLPLYGMGVVVAHRSNPSAFTAQTIVIAQLVMVGAAWLAPRLIRTRGYWWVLLVSYLALPLRGALAALLMSASGVWPVQILDGIGAGLQSVAVPALVVSLLKGSGRVNVGQGAVATAQGVGAALSPLLGGMLAQHFGYTSAFVALGAVSLGSLALWIGYASSLRHVCGAPASAVAGTSDESDLPAPTP; this is encoded by the coding sequence ATGAAACCCACCCGCCCGCTAGAAGCACTGAACTTCTTCATGGCCGACGTGCAGGCCGGCATCGGACCGTTCATCGGCGTGTTTCTGCTCGCGCGCGGCTGGGGCGCCGATGCGATCGGTTCGGTGATGACGCTCGCCGGGCTCGCTGCGATGGCCGCGACGCCGTTCGCCGGTGCGCTCGTCGATGCGACCCGCGCGAAGCGTGCGCTGATCGTCGCGGCAACCGTCGTCACGACGCTCGCTTCGCTCGCGTTGTTGCAGGCTCGCGGGTACGTCGCCATCGGTGCGTTGCAGATCGTGGGCGCGGTGAGCGGCGCCGTGCTGATGCCCGCGCTCGCGGGCGTCACACTCGGGATGGTGCGCAGCCAGGGTTTCGACCGGCAGTTCGGCCGCAACCAGATGGCGAATCACGCGGGCAACGTCGTCGGTGCGATGCTCGCGGGATGGTTCGGCTGGCGCTTTGGATTCGGCGCCGTGTTCGCGCTGGCTGCCGCGTTCGGCGTGCTCTCGATCGTCAGCGTGCTGCTGATTCCCGCGCGTGCCATCGACTACGCGAGTGCACGCGGCCTCGAGCCCGACGATAGTAACGACGCGCGCGTCGAGCATCCGCAGACCGCTCACGCGCGCGGTCTGCGCACGTTGTTTCAGAACCGTCCGCTGGTGCTGCTGGGTGGTTCACTCGCGCTGTTTCATCTGGGCAATGCGGCGATGCTGCCGCTTTACGGGATGGGCGTCGTCGTCGCGCATCGGAGCAATCCGAGCGCATTTACCGCGCAGACGATCGTGATCGCGCAACTCGTGATGGTCGGCGCGGCGTGGCTCGCGCCACGGCTGATCCGAACGCGCGGCTACTGGTGGGTGCTGCTCGTTTCCTATCTCGCGCTTCCGCTGCGCGGCGCGCTTGCCGCGTTGCTGATGAGTGCGAGTGGCGTGTGGCCCGTGCAGATTCTGGACGGCATCGGCGCAGGCTTGCAAAGCGTCGCGGTGCCCGCGCTTGTCGTGAGTTTGCTCAAAGGTTCGGGGCGCGTGAATGTCGGGCAGGGTGCCGTAGCGACCGCGCAAGGTGTGGGTGCCGCGCTGAGTCCGCTGCTCGGCGGCATGCTCGCGCAGCACTTCGGCTACACCAGCGCGTTTGTCGCACTGGGTGCCGTTTCACTGGGTTCGCTTGCGTTGTGGATCGGGTATGCGTCGTCGCTCAGGCATGTGTGCGGGGCGCCGGCGAGCGCTGTCGCCGGCACGTCCGACGAGTCAGATTTGCCGGCGCCCACTCCGTGA
- a CDS encoding low molecular weight protein tyrosine phosphatase family protein has protein sequence MTRALFICSRNKLRSPTAEELFASWPGIETDSAGLAPDAVTIVSADQIDWAEIVFVMERAHKAKLSKKFSTQLKNKRIVCLDIPDRYTFMQPELVVLLEQKAGRFLLP, from the coding sequence TTGACCCGCGCCCTCTTCATCTGCAGCCGAAACAAGCTCCGCAGCCCCACCGCAGAAGAACTATTCGCAAGCTGGCCGGGCATCGAAACCGACTCGGCGGGTCTTGCGCCCGATGCGGTGACGATCGTTTCCGCCGATCAGATCGACTGGGCCGAGATCGTCTTCGTGATGGAGCGGGCGCACAAGGCGAAGCTGTCGAAGAAATTCAGCACGCAGCTGAAGAACAAACGAATCGTGTGTCTGGACATTCCCGACAGGTACACGTTCATGCAGCCTGAACTTGTCGTGTTGCTGGAGCAAAAGGCAGGGCGCTTTCTGCTGCCGTGA
- a CDS encoding CC0125/CC1285 family lipoprotein, with product MKSKLKSALHICPLLMALALAGCATPYQSAGAIGGYSDRKIDDQTYHVQFWGNGYTTDDKVHKYFMYRCAELTKQAGYKYFTIVPTTFVGSIAPEIDRVSSSGFDHRMMRKVASIPIVIYGGGGVTRRTDTADIRLFNDDAVISSKIVGWDADEVMGQLGPYVHSGGQTPAELPMGWIFTPGQAKVRGKDLLPISPRYNADTPT from the coding sequence ATGAAATCAAAACTGAAAAGCGCGCTACATATTTGTCCATTGCTCATGGCGCTCGCGCTTGCTGGATGCGCAACACCCTACCAATCGGCAGGTGCAATTGGCGGCTACTCAGATCGAAAAATCGACGATCAGACTTATCACGTGCAGTTCTGGGGTAACGGATATACGACCGACGACAAGGTCCACAAGTATTTTATGTACCGCTGCGCCGAATTGACCAAACAGGCTGGATACAAATACTTCACGATCGTCCCAACCACCTTCGTTGGCTCCATCGCACCGGAGATCGATCGGGTCAGCAGCTCCGGTTTCGATCACCGGATGATGCGCAAGGTCGCATCGATACCGATCGTCATCTACGGAGGCGGGGGCGTCACGCGAAGAACCGACACGGCGGACATCCGGTTATTCAACGACGACGCGGTCATCAGTTCGAAAATTGTCGGCTGGGATGCGGACGAAGTCATGGGACAGCTTGGACCCTATGTGCATAGCGGCGGACAGACCCCCGCGGAATTGCCCATGGGTTGGATATTTACGCCGGGCCAGGCGAAAGTTCGCGGGAAGGATCTTCTCCCCATAAGCCCGAGGTATAACGCCGACACGCCGACGTAA
- a CDS encoding glycosyltransferase family 2 protein: MKNSLEQALAAASPRIVPRPVTLAGKLIHGSVGVLWLILFARAFFLHGVVAWSTGLAYVIYDTLLLVFVTLKAWPLAYGERPRSVAPVGAVLPSMGVLVAAHNEASVLPVTLAALLRQKEGPAQIVIADDGSTDGTAALLERDFGLFAPREGELSAPSTRYPNLYWLRVAHGGKARALNAAMTLVSTDTVMTVDADTLLADDATFAMRSAFAAHEPLVAAAGILVPVCGKTVSGRLFQWFQTYEYMRNFISRYAWMRADSLLLISGAFAAFKRDALLAVGGFDPQCLVEDYELIHRLRRYSVDRGLGWDVRVVGDAHARTDAPATLGTFLRQRRRWFAGFLETQYWNRDMTGNPRYGKLGMLMLPVKAFDTMQPVYGLTAVALLFGFLFGGHGAIVVSIFSVIGLKTALDLAFYLWCVHLYRRWTGDRSSSSLWAATAAAITEPFTFQLLRHTGAVLGWFHFLRGGKVWGVQKRSGLXGXGE; encoded by the coding sequence TTGAAGAATTCTCTGGAACAGGCGCTGGCAGCCGCATCGCCGCGCATCGTGCCGCGTCCCGTGACGTTGGCCGGGAAGCTGATTCACGGCAGCGTCGGCGTGCTGTGGTTGATCCTGTTTGCGCGTGCATTTTTTCTGCATGGCGTGGTCGCGTGGTCGACGGGTCTTGCGTACGTGATTTACGACACGCTGCTGCTCGTGTTCGTCACGTTGAAGGCGTGGCCGCTCGCGTATGGTGAGCGGCCTCGCAGCGTTGCGCCGGTTGGTGCGGTATTGCCGTCGATGGGCGTACTCGTCGCCGCGCATAACGAGGCATCGGTATTGCCCGTGACGCTCGCGGCGCTGCTGCGTCAGAAAGAAGGCCCCGCGCAGATCGTCATCGCCGACGACGGTTCGACCGACGGCACCGCTGCGTTACTCGAACGCGACTTCGGACTCTTCGCGCCGCGCGAAGGCGAATTGAGCGCGCCGAGCACACGCTATCCGAATCTGTACTGGCTGCGCGTCGCGCACGGCGGCAAGGCGCGTGCGCTGAATGCGGCGATGACACTGGTGTCGACGGACACCGTGATGACCGTCGACGCCGACACACTGCTCGCCGACGACGCGACCTTCGCAATGCGCAGCGCGTTCGCCGCGCACGAGCCGCTCGTCGCGGCGGCGGGCATTCTCGTGCCGGTGTGCGGCAAGACCGTGTCGGGCCGCTTGTTCCAGTGGTTCCAGACCTACGAGTACATGCGCAACTTCATCTCACGCTACGCGTGGATGCGTGCGGACAGTTTGCTGCTGATCTCCGGCGCGTTTGCCGCGTTCAAACGCGATGCGTTGCTGGCTGTGGGCGGTTTCGATCCGCAGTGTCTCGTCGAGGATTACGAGTTGATTCACCGGCTGCGCCGCTATTCAGTGGATCGCGGGCTGGGTTGGGACGTACGCGTGGTCGGCGATGCGCATGCGCGCACCGATGCGCCCGCGACTCTGGGCACGTTCCTGCGACAACGGCGCCGCTGGTTCGCGGGCTTCCTGGAGACGCAGTACTGGAACCGCGACATGACCGGCAATCCGCGTTACGGCAAGCTCGGCATGCTGATGCTGCCGGTCAAGGCGTTCGATACGATGCAGCCGGTTTATGGGCTCACTGCGGTTGCGTTGCTGTTCGGTTTTCTGTTCGGCGGGCACGGTGCGATCGTGGTGTCGATTTTCAGCGTGATCGGTTTGAAGACCGCGCTCGATCTCGCGTTCTATCTGTGGTGCGTGCATCTGTATCGCCGCTGGACTGGTGATCGGTCGAGCTCAAGCTTGTGGGCCGCGACTGCTGCTGCGATTACCGAGCCGTTCACTTTTCAGCTGCTGCGGCATACGGGGGCGGTGCTGGGGTGGTTTCATTTCCTGCGTGGCGGGAAGGTGTGGGGGGTGCAGAAGCGGTCGGGGTTGGKGGGGGRGGGGGAGTGA
- a CDS encoding cytochrome b, producing the protein MIPDTRIELSALRAEPGHAARYTRTAMLLHWIIAVLIIGNVALGLSADWLPDDWVRPVINTHKSIGITVLGLALLRILWRMAHRPPELPNAFPRREKVAAHIAHVLLYALMIGLPLSGWLHDSAWKDAATHPMSLFGLVPWPRIGYVMHLDPTLKETLHDRFGALHVWLGYGLYALLALHIGGALKHEWIDRHSVLKRMIP; encoded by the coding sequence ATGATTCCCGACACCCGAATCGAACTGTCCGCGCTGCGTGCCGAACCTGGTCACGCGGCGCGCTATACGCGCACGGCGATGCTGCTGCACTGGATCATCGCGGTGCTGATCATCGGCAACGTGGCGCTCGGACTGTCCGCCGACTGGCTGCCCGACGACTGGGTGCGCCCTGTCATCAACACGCACAAATCGATCGGCATCACGGTGCTCGGCCTCGCGCTGCTGCGCATTTTGTGGCGCATGGCCCATCGGCCGCCCGAGCTGCCGAACGCATTTCCGCGCAGGGAGAAAGTCGCCGCGCACATCGCGCACGTGCTGCTGTACGCATTGATGATCGGCTTGCCGTTGTCCGGCTGGCTGCATGACTCTGCATGGAAGGACGCCGCGACGCATCCGATGAGCCTGTTCGGACTCGTGCCCTGGCCGCGCATCGGTTACGTGATGCATCTCGATCCGACGTTGAAGGAAACGCTGCACGACCGCTTCGGCGCGCTGCACGTGTGGCTCGGTTATGGGCTTTACGCGCTGCTTGCGTTGCATATCGGTGGCGCGCTGAAGCATGAATGGATCGACCGGCATTCTGTTCTCAAACGCATGATTCCGTAA
- a CDS encoding asparaginase: MTVAVPPIAATEYRGTTVENTHVAHVAVTDADGTLLYAFGDPSRVTLPRSAAKPAQALAVLETGALERFGFDDADLALMCGSHSSEERHLERTRSMLAKAHASETDLRCGGHPPISDEVYRAWIKRDFTPGAVCSNCSGKHAGMLAGAQAIGAVVADYHLPDHPLQIRVKHTVADVCDLPDDGVQWGIDGCNLPTPAFPLDRLARLFAKLADAADAASSGNAINTRTAALARIYRAMTTYPELVAGEQRFCTLLMRAFDGALVGKVGAAGSYAIGVRASSQTARLGARGALGIALKVEDGNQTVLYALVADLLAQLDIGTLAQRAALDTFHAPSLRNTMGVETGRLALTLKLAAQPR, translated from the coding sequence ATGACCGTCGCCGTTCCGCCGATCGCCGCCACCGAATACCGGGGCACCACCGTCGAAAACACGCACGTCGCTCACGTCGCGGTCACCGATGCCGACGGCACGCTGCTGTACGCGTTCGGCGATCCGTCACGTGTCACGCTGCCGCGCTCCGCTGCAAAACCCGCGCAGGCGCTCGCCGTGCTCGAAACCGGTGCACTCGAACGCTTCGGCTTCGACGATGCGGACCTCGCACTGATGTGCGGCTCGCACAGCAGCGAAGAACGCCATCTGGAACGCACGCGAAGCATGCTCGCGAAAGCACACGCAAGCGAAACCGACCTGCGCTGCGGCGGCCATCCGCCGATATCCGACGAGGTCTACCGTGCGTGGATCAAGCGCGATTTCACACCCGGCGCGGTGTGCAGCAACTGTTCGGGCAAGCACGCCGGGATGCTCGCGGGCGCGCAGGCGATCGGGGCAGTTGTCGCCGATTATCACCTTCCCGATCATCCGCTGCAGATTCGCGTCAAACACACAGTCGCCGACGTCTGCGATCTGCCCGACGATGGGGTGCAATGGGGCATCGATGGCTGCAATCTGCCGACGCCCGCGTTTCCGCTCGACCGGCTCGCGCGTCTGTTCGCGAAGCTCGCCGATGCAGCGGATGCTGCTTCAAGTGGCAACGCGATCAACACGCGCACCGCAGCGCTAGCCCGCATCTATCGCGCGATGACCACTTATCCGGAACTCGTCGCCGGCGAACAGCGCTTTTGCACGCTGTTGATGCGAGCGTTCGACGGCGCGCTCGTCGGCAAGGTCGGCGCAGCGGGCAGTTACGCGATAGGCGTGCGCGCGTCGTCGCAAACCGCGCGGCTGGGTGCGCGCGGTGCGCTCGGCATCGCGCTGAAAGTAGAAGACGGCAATCAGACGGTGCTATACGCACTCGTCGCCGACCTGCTCGCGCAACTCGACATCGGCACGCTCGCGCAACGCGCGGCGCTCGATACATTCCACGCGCCGTCGCTGCGCAATACGATGGGTGTGGAAACCGGACGTCTCGCGTTGACGCTCAAGCTCGCCGCACAGCCGCGCTAA
- a CDS encoding LysR substrate-binding domain-containing protein — protein MSLTLSQLRAFVAVAERGSIRAAARALDTAQSGLTQQLQSLEQSLGATLFTRTNRGIALTPFGERLMLRAGAILRECERTEREMAQLRGEAGGVVSLGVATEPLIDTFAPVLMQFRARIDNVAVHLMGGTSRTMIAWIRDGTLDFAVGLVSATTDVSDLTVTTLYPSDPVVVCRRGHPLAHATSLRELADCDWIATRAPKQAGMPTNRLVDLFAAHELPPPRIVATTEAVFDTLHLIVETDCLSVEPSVVTRHRLFAGALVAVPIRERAERSNVCLLQRAGVPLTPAAQELAAMIASYARTVRRGDPDAVARVPPAG, from the coding sequence ATGTCGCTGACGCTCTCCCAGTTGCGCGCGTTCGTCGCGGTGGCCGAACGCGGCAGCATCCGCGCGGCGGCGCGTGCGCTCGACACCGCGCAAAGCGGATTGACGCAGCAGTTGCAGAGCCTCGAACAGTCGCTCGGCGCGACGCTCTTCACGCGCACGAACCGAGGCATCGCGCTGACGCCGTTCGGCGAGCGCTTGATGTTGCGCGCCGGCGCGATCCTGCGCGAATGCGAGCGCACCGAACGCGAGATGGCGCAACTGCGCGGCGAAGCGGGCGGCGTCGTGTCGTTGGGCGTCGCGACCGAACCGCTGATTGACACGTTCGCCCCCGTGCTGATGCAGTTTCGCGCGCGCATCGACAACGTCGCCGTGCATTTGATGGGCGGCACGTCGCGGACGATGATCGCGTGGATTCGCGACGGCACGCTCGATTTCGCGGTCGGCCTCGTGTCGGCGACGACCGACGTCAGCGATCTCACGGTGACGACGCTCTATCCATCCGATCCGGTCGTCGTGTGCCGACGCGGTCATCCGCTCGCACACGCGACGTCGCTGCGCGAACTCGCCGACTGCGACTGGATCGCGACGCGCGCGCCGAAGCAGGCGGGGATGCCGACCAATCGGCTCGTCGATCTGTTCGCCGCGCACGAACTGCCGCCGCCGAGGATCGTCGCGACGACGGAGGCCGTGTTCGACACGCTGCACCTGATCGTGGAAACCGATTGCCTGTCCGTCGAGCCGTCGGTGGTGACGCGGCATCGGCTGTTTGCGGGCGCGCTCGTCGCGGTCCCGATCCGCGAGCGTGCGGAGCGCTCGAACGTGTGCCTGTTGCAGCGGGCCGGCGTGCCGCTGACGCCGGCCGCGCAGGAACTGGCCGCGATGATCGCGTCGTATGCGCGCACCGTGCGGCGTGGCGATCCGGATGCGGTGGCTCGCGTACCGCCCGCCGGTTAG
- a CDS encoding transporter substrate-binding domain-containing protein produces MKKRLLALSALVALFTLGVGHATFARDPGEVRLGIDPTYPPMDSKAPDGSLQGFDVDLGNEICRRIHAKCKWVELEFSGMIPALQARKIDAVLSSMAITDKRLQTIAFSSKLFQFKSRLVARQGSALDANPSALAGKRIGVQTGTQFETYGLEHWTSMGAQVIAYKSQDQVFEDLRNGRLDGALLGWVEADYGFLRTPGGKGFAFVGPQLSMGDHGVGIGLRKDDVALKASLDQAIAAMRQDGTYARIAKRYFDFDPYGD; encoded by the coding sequence ATGAAAAAACGTCTGCTCGCGCTGTCGGCGCTGGTCGCACTGTTCACGCTCGGCGTCGGCCACGCGACATTCGCACGCGACCCCGGCGAAGTACGCCTCGGCATCGATCCCACCTATCCGCCGATGGATTCGAAAGCCCCCGACGGCAGCCTGCAAGGTTTCGACGTCGACCTCGGCAACGAAATCTGCCGCCGCATTCACGCGAAGTGCAAATGGGTCGAGCTGGAGTTCTCCGGAATGATCCCCGCGCTGCAGGCGCGCAAGATCGACGCGGTGCTTTCATCGATGGCGATTACCGACAAGCGCCTGCAGACCATCGCGTTCTCGTCGAAGCTGTTCCAGTTCAAGTCGCGGCTCGTCGCGCGGCAGGGTTCGGCGCTCGACGCTAACCCGAGCGCGCTCGCGGGCAAACGCATCGGCGTGCAGACCGGCACGCAGTTCGAGACGTATGGGCTCGAGCACTGGACGTCGATGGGTGCGCAGGTGATCGCGTACAAGAGCCAGGACCAGGTGTTCGAGGATCTGCGCAACGGTCGTCTGGACGGTGCGTTGCTCGGCTGGGTCGAAGCCGACTACGGCTTCCTGCGCACGCCGGGCGGCAAGGGCTTTGCGTTCGTCGGACCGCAACTGTCGATGGGCGATCACGGCGTCGGCATCGGTCTGCGTAAAGACGACGTCGCGCTGAAGGCATCGCTCGACCAGGCGATCGCCGCGATGCGCCAGGACGGCACGTACGCGCGCATCGCGAAGCGCTATTTCGATTTCGATCCGTACGGCGATTGA